AAATAAACTGGTTTCTTTTTTTGGTAAGGCGAGTTATACTTTCAATCAGAAATATACTATCGACGGAAGTCTGAGAGCCGATGCTTCTTCTAAATTTGGAAAAAACAAGCAATGGGGATATTTTCCGTCAGGAGGATTGACCTGGAGAGCCGGACAGGAAGAGTTTATTTCCAAACTGGGAATCTTTAATGAACTGAAATTCAGAGCAAGTGCTGGTTTATCTGGTAATCAGAATGGAATTGGTGATTATGCAGCCCTTGGCCTTTGGAAAGCAGGTTACAATTATCTTGAAAATGCCGGGACAGCCCCTGCCCAGCTGGCCAATCCGGATCTGACCTGGGAAACTACCCGTCAGATAGATCTGGGAACAGAATTTTCAATTTTAAAAAACAGATTGAGTTTCACATTCGATTATTACAATAAATACACCTATAATTTATTATTAAATGTCCCTGTGCCAAGTCGTTCAGGTTTTAGCTCACAATTACAAAACTTTGGAGCCGTAAGAAACAAAGGTCTGGAATTAAGTATTCATTCGGTCAATATTGAAACAAAGAACTTTAGCTGGACAACTGATTTCAATGTCTCTCAAAACACCAACAAAATCGAAAAATTAGCCTCTGACATTACATTAGGAGCTTCGGGAAGAAATATTTCGATACTGAGAGAAGGTTATGCCGTGAATTCTTTTCAGCTCTACAAACAGTTATATGTTGATCCGAATACTGGTAATGCGGTATATGAAGATGTCAACAACGATGGTCAGATCAATACAGCAGACAGGCAGATTGTTGGCAGTGCGATCCCTAAATATACGGGTGGTTTAACCAATACCCTGACTTATAAAAACTTTGATTTTAACTTCTTCTTTTACTTTCAGCAGGGAAATAAGATTATAAATATGCATGATTTCTTTCTTGTTCATGGAGGAACACAGAATAATATTGGCTTTGATCCCAGACAATTGGAAAGATGGCAAAAACCAGGTGACATAACTGATATTCCAAGACTGACTACTTACAGTGGTGATCCTGCAACGAATGGAGGTTCTGCCAATAACTATGGTGGCAATGTAGCCAGGCTGAGTACCCGCTATCTGGAAGATGGCTCATTCATCAGACTCAAAAATATTACCCTGGGCTATTCTATTCCGTCTTTAATCACTAACAAATGGGGAATAAGTAAAGCGAGAATTTATGTATCAGGCACAAACCTGCTCACTTTCACTAAATACAAAGGATTAGACCCGGAAGTAAGTTCACAAAGTGCAGATCAGAATACTGCTGGCTATGACTGGGCTACGGTACCTCAGCCCAGAACAATACAGGCTGGCATAAGTGTAACATTTTAATTTTTTAAAACGATCAATATGAAATATCAGAATAAATATATCACTGCAACCTCTCTCCTGATTCTGTCTTTGCTATTGGGCTCCTGCAAGAAATATCTGGAAGAAAAACCCAACAATGCAATTCCCTCAACTACTGCAATTACCGATGCGGGAACAGCAAGAGCTGCTATTTTAGGAGCTTATGACGGACTGCAAAGTTATTATAGTGCAGACTATATTACCTTAGGAACAATTACAGCAGATAATGTTGGTTTTAATGGCACCTTAAGTGAATACCTTCAGCTCGATCAGAATGCAATTCCTGCTGATAATGTGATTACTGTATCTGTTTATCAAAAGATATATAGCACAATCAATTCAGCGAACAGCGTAATTGCCGGTTTACCAGCTGTAACAGACCCGCTGTTAAATCAGACAGAAAAAAACAAAATTCTTGGAGAAGCTTATTTTATCAGGGCACTAAGTTATTTTGATCTGGCCAGAGGCTGGGGAGGCGTACAGTTACAACTTAAACCAACGGCAGATATTAATGGAATAAAAGGTATCAAAAGAAGTACATTATCCCAAACTTATGATCAGGTTCTTGCCGATCTCGTACAGGCTGAACAACTGTTACCAGAGGATGATTCAAATACCAGAAACAGAGCACAAAAAAGTACAACAAAGGCTTTACGCGCAAGGTTAAATTTATATCGCGAAAACTGGGCTGATGCGGTAACGTATGCTACACAAGTGATAGACAAACCCAAATTTGCACTGGTCAGCAATTATAAAACTTTTTTCACTGCACCATTTTTAAGTACTGAATCTGTATTTGAACTGACTTTCTCAGCAAATGATCAAAACGGCTATTGGTCAGTATGGTATCCAAGTTCTATGGGTGGTTCATATACGTTGAAACCATCGGCCTCACTAATCAGTAAAATAAATAACCCGGCAGTTGGCGGATCAAGAAAAAGTCTCATAGATGGTACTGGAAATAGTGTTTATGGGGTATTATATAATACTACCGGGGTCAGCATAGATCCTTCATATCTGATTAGAATTGCTGAGCTTTATCTGATCCGCGCAGAAGCAAAAGCACAGCTGAATGATCTGAGCGGAGCATTGACGGATCTTAATATTATACGCAAAAGAGCTGGTGCAACGCCACTCACTTCGGGTACACAAGCAGAAATATTACAGGCAATTGCAGAAGAAAACAGTATTGAGTTTGCTTTTGAAGCACATCGCTGGTTTGATCTTGTAAGAACAAAACAAGCTGGCAAAGTGTTGGGATTGACTAATACAAATTACTGGTTATTCCCTATTCCTTATTCAGATATACTTTCTGATCCGGACGTAGTTCAAAATCCAGGTTATTAAACTGAGTTAATTATACGATCCGCTATAAGCGGGTCGTATTTTGCTACTATTTAAAAGAATTTACGCCAGAATCTCAGTTCTTTACAATTCTACTTTTAAATTGTCTCGAAAAAAAACCGCAAATCCTCATATCGCCACAAAAACAATCCAGAAAAAACAAAAAACAGAGATAAAACCACAAATCATCAAGCATAAGTTTCAATAATAAGGCGATATAAAAAAAAACAATACAATAAAGCAACATTTCAACAGGTTGCTTGCATAATAAAAACAATATAACAAATGATATTGTAAAGAGAAAACATAAAATGAATTAGATTAAACTACAATCCCTTCTTAAAATCATAAAACCATGTCTTAAAAACGGACAATTCAACTTAAAGAAGAAGATATAGAATAAAAAAAACAGTAAACATAGATGTCACAATAAATTTATTGTAATATTTTAGTTAGATTACAGTCTAAACGAACCTAACTATGATAAAAATCTTACTAAAAACCGTATTTATTGTCTTTTTCACTGTGATTTCATGCCAGTTATCCGCTCAGATACTGAAAGGAAAAGTTACTGATTCTACCGGACTCTTTATTCCTGGTGCTACTATCCAGGTTATAGGACATAAATTAGGAACCTCTACGGATGCTAATGGAAAGTATGCTATAAAATTTCCAAAAACAGGCACTTACAGAATCCGTGTGTCATTTACCGGTTATCAGAATACAGAAACTGACATCCAAATGGACAGCATTTCAAAAACAATGGATTTTGCGCTGTCAGACACTAAAACCTTATTGCAGAACGTCGTGGTTATTGGCTCCAGATCGTCTGTACCGAGAACAAACATTGAAAGTGTAGTTCCTGTAGATTTGATTACCAGTAAAGATGTAAAAACCTTTGCTCAGGTGGATCTTACACAGATCCTGAATTACGTCGCCCCATCATTCAGTTCAAACAGACAAACTGTTGCTGATGGTACAGATCATATTGACCCGGCTTCATTACGTGGCTTAGGCCCTGACCAGGTACTGGTCTTAGTTAACGGAAAACGCAGACATACTACTGCTCTGGTTAACATCAATGGTACATTTGGACGTGGTTCGGTAGGTACTGACTTAAATTCAATTCCGGTATCTGCAATTGAACGTATTGAAGTTTTACGGGATGGTGCTGCTGCTCAGTATGGTTCTGATGCAATTGCAGGCGTAATTAACATTGTACTTAAAAAGGTAACACCTTACAGCTTTTCAACTTCTTTTGGGCAGTCTGATTCAAAAGCGCTGGGGCGCAATTTCAGTGACGGGCGAACATTTCAAGCCGATTTCAGTAAAGGCTGGGCATTCAGAAATGATAAAGGTTTTATTAATCTGGCCGGCCAGTATATCAATCGTGAATATACAAACCGCGGCGGTTTAGACACTCGTCCGCTCTTATATTCTGCTGCACCGACCAAAGGTGCTTTGGAAAGTGAGGCTACATTTGAAGCCAGATATGCAAGTTTAAAGGCAGCAGATGATGCAAGAGCCACAGCAAACGGACTGGATAGAAATAATATGCGTGTTGGTAATTCAGATTCAAAAAACGGAGGTTTCTTTTTAAATGGACAATATAATTTCAATAAAAACTCCAATCTTTATTTTGCCACAGGTTATACCCATAAAACGGGCAGTGCTGCCGGATTTTTCCGCTTACCAACTCAAACTACCCAGATTGACCTGACTTTATTCCCCAATGGCTTTCTTCCTTTTATAGATACAAAAATCAACGATCTATCTTTCTCGGTAGGTTCAAAAGGTAAAATTGGCACCTGGGATTATGATATCAGCAATACAAGCGGTCAGAATACAATTAAGTTCAACATCAATAATACTGTAAATGCCTCCCTCCCTCTAGGCACAAGTCCAACTTCATTTTATGCCGGTGAATTATTATTCAGACAGAACACAAGCAATCTTGATTTAAATAAGAAATACGAATTTGATGGTGGACTGATGACCTCATTAAATACAGCTTTTGGTGGAGAATTCAGGATTGATAATTATCAGATCAAAGCAGGCGATGAATTATCTTATTCATTCGGACAACCATCAGCAGGTATTCCGGGAAGAATGGTTGGCACTTCATTTACTGCAGCCGGTGCCCAGGTTTTCCCCGGCTTTAAACCTGGAAATGCTATCGATAAATCAAGGAATAACGTAAGTGCCTATGCAGATTTTGAAGCCGAATTTGGCCCGAGAGTCTTACTGGAAGCTGCCGGCCGTTATGAGAATTACAGTGATTTCGGCTCCAATTTCTCTTATAAATTTACAGGGAAAATAAAATTATTCGGAGATATTTCACTACGTGGGGCATATGCTACAGGTTTCAGAGCTCCATCCCTGCACCAACGTTATTTCAATAACGAAAGTACACAGTTTGTAGCCGGCAACCCAACCCAGGTATTAACCGTTAATAATGATAATGCTATTGTCTCCCAATTTGGCGTAGGTTCATTGAAACCTGAAATTTCGAGATCAGGAAGTTTGGGACTAGCCGGAAAAATTGCTAAGACTTTTACTTTTACCATAGATGCTTATAATATTGACATTAAAGACCGTATCGTTTTTTCAAGTCAGTATGCACGTGAAAGAACAAGCAGCGGAGCATTAATTCCAACCGGAGTAGTTAACCAGATATTAAACACAGTTGACCCTAATGCTCAGGTGAATAGTGTACAGTTTTTCACCAATGCAATTACAACAAATACTGCTGGTTTAGATGTGGTATTAACCAACAGATTTAATTTAGGGACTAAAAGCAATTTATTACTAACTGTTGCAGGTAATTTAAACAAGACTGTGGTAAGAAGTATAAATGGTTCAGATAAAATAGAAAGTGACCCTACCCTGAAAGCTAAATTATTTGATCGCCTGGAACGTTCACGCTATGAGAGCTCAGTTCCAAAAAATAAACTTAATATTACTGCAAACTATACTATTGATAAACTGAGTCTGGTTATAAGAACAGTACGTTTTGGTGAAGTTACTTATCTCAATGCAATTGATCCGACGGTTGCTGCAAATAATTTACCTGCAGAACTGGATCAAACCTTTAACCCAAAATGGATAACAGACTTTTCCGTGAGTTATGCGGCAAATAAATCATTAACATTAACTATAGGTGCAAATAACGTTTTTGATATATATCCTGATAAGTTATACATTAATCCAAGAAATA
This portion of the Pedobacter lusitanus genome encodes:
- a CDS encoding RagB/SusD family nutrient uptake outer membrane protein; this encodes MKYQNKYITATSLLILSLLLGSCKKYLEEKPNNAIPSTTAITDAGTARAAILGAYDGLQSYYSADYITLGTITADNVGFNGTLSEYLQLDQNAIPADNVITVSVYQKIYSTINSANSVIAGLPAVTDPLLNQTEKNKILGEAYFIRALSYFDLARGWGGVQLQLKPTADINGIKGIKRSTLSQTYDQVLADLVQAEQLLPEDDSNTRNRAQKSTTKALRARLNLYRENWADAVTYATQVIDKPKFALVSNYKTFFTAPFLSTESVFELTFSANDQNGYWSVWYPSSMGGSYTLKPSASLISKINNPAVGGSRKSLIDGTGNSVYGVLYNTTGVSIDPSYLIRIAELYLIRAEAKAQLNDLSGALTDLNIIRKRAGATPLTSGTQAEILQAIAEENSIEFAFEAHRWFDLVRTKQAGKVLGLTNTNYWLFPIPYSDILSDPDVVQNPGY
- a CDS encoding TonB-dependent receptor, whose translation is MIKILLKTVFIVFFTVISCQLSAQILKGKVTDSTGLFIPGATIQVIGHKLGTSTDANGKYAIKFPKTGTYRIRVSFTGYQNTETDIQMDSISKTMDFALSDTKTLLQNVVVIGSRSSVPRTNIESVVPVDLITSKDVKTFAQVDLTQILNYVAPSFSSNRQTVADGTDHIDPASLRGLGPDQVLVLVNGKRRHTTALVNINGTFGRGSVGTDLNSIPVSAIERIEVLRDGAAAQYGSDAIAGVINIVLKKVTPYSFSTSFGQSDSKALGRNFSDGRTFQADFSKGWAFRNDKGFINLAGQYINREYTNRGGLDTRPLLYSAAPTKGALESEATFEARYASLKAADDARATANGLDRNNMRVGNSDSKNGGFFLNGQYNFNKNSNLYFATGYTHKTGSAAGFFRLPTQTTQIDLTLFPNGFLPFIDTKINDLSFSVGSKGKIGTWDYDISNTSGQNTIKFNINNTVNASLPLGTSPTSFYAGELLFRQNTSNLDLNKKYEFDGGLMTSLNTAFGGEFRIDNYQIKAGDELSYSFGQPSAGIPGRMVGTSFTAAGAQVFPGFKPGNAIDKSRNNVSAYADFEAEFGPRVLLEAAGRYENYSDFGSNFSYKFTGKIKLFGDISLRGAYATGFRAPSLHQRYFNNESTQFVAGNPTQVLTVNNDNAIVSQFGVGSLKPEISRSGSLGLAGKIAKTFTFTIDAYNIDIKDRIVFSSQYARERTSSGALIPTGVVNQILNTVDPNAQVNSVQFFTNAITTNTAGLDVVLTNRFNLGTKSNLLLTVAGNLNKTVVRSINGSDKIESDPTLKAKLFDRLERSRYESSVPKNKLNITANYTIDKLSLVIRTVRFGEVTYLNAIDPTVAANNLPAELDQTFNPKWITDFSVSYAANKSLTLTIGANNVFDIYPDKLYINPRNNENNLSGISTDNYTGGLDNTSNGRFLYPRAISQFGYSGRYVYGKIACTF